From Schizosaccharomyces pombe strain 972h- genome assembly, chromosome: II, the proteins below share one genomic window:
- the ppp1 gene encoding pescadillo-family ribosome biogenesis protein, translating to MARVKQKGKAGAARIYITRNQALKKLQLTLADFRRICILKGVYPREPKNKKKANKGSTAPVTFYYTKDIQYLLHEPIVQKFREYKVFARKLSKALGKGELETAKRLEARKPTYSLDHIIKERYPTFHDALKDIDDALSMLFLFSTMPVTDKIGAATVANCERLCAEFQHYVIRSNSLRKAFLSIKGIYYQAEIFGEQITWIVPYKFAQSVPTDVDFRIMHTFLEFYQALMGFVNFKLYNTLGLRYPPKIDVAKSESAAGLAAYELEESSSLPAIVHGNNKNARKNIATLKSKIRDIVNSDANVVEQSEKTTEDADEEPETEENLDEFKPADGADNEDSKSLVSHISSSNTSLFSNFTFFLSREVPRFSLEFVIRAFGGKVGWDPILGSGSPFSESDPVITHHICDRPHISQKYEGRIYIQPQWVYDSINKGILERTDLYACGATLPPHLSPFVKVGENDYDPEAELSAEENDDVSEALDDNISGEAVPISKKNDEPENVEQIDDAEEEDLEHQRELEAEAGGVAYSEYVKQNSKSAKKTKKRQRDTLTAEEKEEKEAKELSKMMMSNKQRKLYSKLKNENSKNENYNNALRNRKRDIEKRKKLKVEN from the exons atggCGAGGGTAAAACAGAAAG GGAAAGCAGGTGCAGCTCGTATCTACATTACGAGAAATCAAGCGCTTAAGAAGCTTCAGCTCACTCTTGCTGATTTTCGTCgtatttgtattttaaagGGTGTTTATCCTCGTGAgccaaaaaataagaaaaaagcaaataaagGCTCCACTGCTCCAGTCACTTTCT attATACTAAGGATATCCAGTATTTGTTACATGAGCCTATTGTACAGAAGTTTCGCGAGTACAAAGTGTTCGCTCGCAAGCTTAGCAAAGCATTGGGAAAAGGGGAATTAGAAACTGCTAAACGTTTAGAGGCCAGAAAACCCACTTATTCTTTGGATCATATCATTAAAGAGCGTTACCCAACCTTCCATGATGCCTTGAAAGATATTGATGATGCTCTTAGTATGCTGTTCTTATTTTCAACTATGCCTGTTACCGACAAGATTGGTGCCGCTACTGTCGCTAATTGTGAAAGATTATGTGCTGAATTTCAACACTATGTAATTCGGTCAAATTCCCTTCGTAAAGCTTTCCTCTCTATTAAAGGAATTTATTATCAGGCCGAGATTTTTGGTGAGCAAATCACCTGGATTGTTCCCTACAAATTTGCTCAATCTGTTCCTACCGATGTTGATTTTCGTATCATGCAcacttttttggaattttatCAAGCACTTATGGGGTTTGTAAATTTCAAGTTATATAATACCTTGGGACTTCGTTATCCCCCTAAGATTGATGTTGCTAAAAGCGAATCTGCCGCTGGTTTAGCAGCTTATGAGTTAGAGGAGTCTTCTTCCTTACCCGCTATCGTCCATGgtaataacaaaaatgcTCGTAAGAATATTGCtactttaaaaagtaaaataagaGATATTGTGAATAGTGATGCGAACGTCGTTGAGCAGTCGGAAAAAACTACTGAGGATGCTGATGAGGAACCTGAAACGGAGGAAAACTTAGATGAGTTTAAACCAGCTGATGGTGCAGATAATGAGGATTCCAAAAGCCTAGTATCACATATTTCATCATCTAATACCTCGTTGTTTTctaattttacttttttcctttctcgTGAAGTCCCCCGTTTTTCTCTGGAATTTGTGATTCGTGCCTTTGGTGGTAAAGTTGGATGGGATCCAATTCTCGGATCAGGTTCTCCATTTTCAGAATCTGATCCTGTGATTACTCATCATATATGTGATCGTCCTCATATTTCACAGAAGTACGAAGGTAGGATATATATTCAACCACAATGGGTATACGACTCTATCAACAAAGGAATCTTGGAAAGGACAGACTTGTATGCCTGTGGCGCTACGCTCCCTCCTCATCTTAGTCCATTTGTTAAAGTAGGTGAAAATGACTACGATCCTGAAGCTGAACTTTCTGCTGAAGAGAACGACGATGTTTCCGAAGCTCTTGATGATAATATTTCTGGCGAAGCAGTGCCCATAAGTAAGAAGAATGACGAGCCTGAAAATGTTGAACAAATTGATGACGCTGAAGAGGAAGACTTAGAACATCAACGAGAGCTGGAGGCAGAAGCAGGCGGTGTCGCTTATTCTGAATATGTTAAACAGAATTCTAAGTCCGCGAAAAAGACTAAGAAGCGTCAACGTGATACTTTGACTgcagaagaaaaagaagaaaaagaggcAAAGGAGTTATCCAAAATGATGATGAGTAATAAACAGAGAAAGCTTTACAGTAAGTTGAAAAACGAAAATAGCAAAAACGAAAACTACAACAATGCGCTTCGCAATCGGAAGAGGGATATtgaaaagaggaaaaaattaaaggtTGAAAACTAG
- the utp4 gene encoding U3 snoRNP protein Utp4, translating to MDIHRCRFIDYTPSAITAMAFSHKSGQNDSMPNNLLLAVGRASGNIEIWNPRNDWCLKTVLYGGVDRSIEGIVWSTGEEELRLFSIGFSTTITEWNLHTGKPLVNQDSNAGAIWSIAICDETKTLAVGCDDGSCVLFDISGGPGVIEFKRVLMRQTSRILSLDFQTKDHLVGGCADGVIKVWDLSTPNSAIISRMQVDRARKGEAALIWAVKSLRDGTIVSADSSGAVKFWNGKFFTLSQSFKLHLADALCLGVSANGDMVFSSGIDRKTIQYSREGGKREWVSNSFRRFHSHDVRCMAVFECKSLDVLISGGMDMMLAVIPVRQFNRKNHRMISAVPQRPRMAVAPKARLFMLWNDHEVLLWRIGSPGYRFLLKIVLADEENISHAAISPDGELIAISSVLRTKLYQLQYSDENVKVETVEDSFLSNIGASLLSFTVDKNKLILVSNDSEIFLIELSRLDSRQLEVFELSQPTSKKIAPRQRSNVSSMCDGICSIAVSSDGDYFAVADTVGNIFCYSLSNLTYSELPRVNTYVRAMAFRPDVRGRLAVATAGNQVYEFDVQSRKLSEWSKNNSTNMPKEFSQLLDKAFGAFFDSKHPSRFWIWSANWVSFFDLNLQLPAPRAAGKRKIEMNATVDGNLNDKKLANANSNGISNYGTGDSRCFWITHKYRPMLLVGSVGNSELLVVERPIADMLMSKSMPASFYEHKFGS from the coding sequence ATGGATATTCATCGTTGTCGCTTTATCGACTATACCCCTTCAGCTATTACTGCAATGGCATTTTCCCATAAAAGCGGTCAGAATGATTCTATGCCTAACAATTTACTACTCGCTGTTGGACGTGCTAGCGGAAACATTGAAATATGGAACCCTCGAAACGATTGGTGCTTAAAAACTGTGTTATACGGTGGTGTAGATCGCAGTATTGAAGGGATTGTTTGGAGTACCGGTGAAGAGGAGCTACGATTATTCAGTATAGGATTTTCAACTACTATTACTGAATGGAATTTACATACTGGAAAACCATTGGTAAACCAAGACTCTAATGCAGGAGCTATTTGGTCAATCGCTATATGCGATGAAACTAAAACTCTAGCTGTTGGATGTGATGATGGAAGTTGCGTTCTATTTGACATTAGTGGTGGCCCAGGTGTCATCGAATTTAAACGAGTTTTGATGCGCCAAACGTCTCGTATCCTTTCGCTCGACtttcaaacaaaagatCATCTTGTTGGTGGTTGCGCTGACGGTGTTATCAAAGTTTGGGATCTTAGCACTCCAAATTCCGCTATAATTTCTAGAATGCAAGTAGATCGTGCTCGAAAAGGAGAAGCTGCTTTAATTTGGGCCGTGAAAAGTTTACGGGATGGCACTATCGTAAGTGCCGATTCATCAGGTGCtgttaaattttggaaTGGAAAATTCTTTACATTAAGCCAATCGTTCAAACTACATTTGGCTGATGCTTTGTGTTTGGGTGTTTCTGCTAACGGAGATATGGTATTTTCTTCAGGGATTGACAGGAAAACTATTCAGTACTCACGCGAAGGAGGTAAAAGAGAATGGGTCAGCAACAGTTTTAGAAGGTTCCATTCTCATGATGTTCGATGTATGGCCGTTTTTGAATGTAAAAGTTTGGATGTTCTTATTAGCGGTGGTATGGATATGATGCTTGCGGTAATTCCTGTTCGACAATTTAATCGCAAGAATCACAGGATGATATCTGCCGTTCCTCAACGCCCTCGCATGGCGGTCGCACCGAAAGCAAGGCTTTTTATGTTATGGAATGATCATGAAGTACTTCTCTGGAGAATTGGGTCTCCTGGCTATaggtttttattaaaaattgtgTTGGCTGAcgaagaaaatatttcacATGCAGCAATTTCTCCTGATGGGGAATTAATTGCAATTTCTTCCGTTTTGAGGACGAAGCTTTATCAATTACAGTATAGCGATGAAAATGTGAAAGTTGAAACAGTTGAGGACTCCTTCCTTTCAAATATTGGTGCTAGCCTGCTTAGTTTTACTGTAGATAAGAACAAGCTTATCCTTGTTAGTAACGATTCCGAGATATTTCTCATTGAATTAAGTCGACTGGATTCTCGTCAGCTAGAAGTTTTCGAGTTATCACAACCCACTAGCAAGAAAATTGCTCCTCGTCAGCGAAGCAATGTAAGCAGCATGTGTGATGGTATTTGCAGTATAGCGGTATCTTCGGATGGAGATTATTTTGCTGTTGCGGACACAGTTGGAAATATTTTCTGCTACTCCTTGTCAAATTTAACATATTCAGAGTTACCACGAGTTAACACTTATGTTCGTGCAATGGCTTTTCGTCCAGATGTACGAGGCCGTTTAGCTGTTGCTACGGCGGGAAATCAAGTTTATGAGTTTGATGTTCAATCCCGTAAATTATCTGAATGGTCAAAAAACAATTCTACAAATATGCCCAAAGAATTTTCGCAACTTCTAGATAAGGCATTCGGAGCATTTTTCGACTCTAAACATCCGAGTCGATTCTGGATTTGGTCAGCCAACTGGGTTTCATTTTTCGATCTTAATCTTCAATTACCAGCGCCTCGCGCTGCCGGAAAAcgtaaaattgaaatgaatGCAACAGTTGACGGGAATCTGAATGACAAAAAATTGGCGAATGCTAATTCGAACGGCATTTCAAATTATGGAACAGGGGATTCTAGGTGTTTCTGGATTACTCACAAATATCGACCAATGCTACTTGTAGGCTCTGTAGGAAACTCTGAATTGCTGGTAGTCGAACGACCAATCGCCGATATGTTGATGAGTAAATCAATGCCAGCAAGCTTTTATGAGCACAAATTTGGCTCGTAA
- the dnt1 gene encoding nucleolar protein Dnt1, whose protein sequence is MRTTLRLHIIKDGEQDNQFMILFDPSSSISLLKEKVQETYKSLYPFESNINIRNIKNEESYDIPNEYLVGEIFPTNSKVIVESFSSPLKKLDGTMINFKEKNIQHDLDGVENDFATVQSASNGVHAINGKRTHPDESENPRKLPKKNFVEAIDANSPGFVYRPTSIRDRAYSISSNHDNESTLTEGIALKEIESPDKDRKADGIVNLSVTQEEDDNHQSFNSSLTPSQPTTYNRANFFSINDASSDSSSDAPLRTLSSPSRLRMKDNDRKYLVEHSPAALIKESETIDGIDDKSLRSSTREVSVESPNEDSVNDDSSSDVSDEKETEAKHEIRAPAIIVRETSSHPSTAVPSENDTTESENDTLSESSTTSISSSPSENSDTSDDLTKVDSPNKSLVNDNVSAKHDKESENGKSKFPPPSQTLVTTSTISAAGNEPSDEIGSENDSDSDSDSDSSVPLSQLQKKSQQRNSVSHEIQNRGTKGSPKEPKAKPSTERPETHRTLSYSRLSELSKTFSPEIREPSLTKKTAVSMQESKEEGRSDESSESEESGSSSDESDNSEKEDRSNPIPVEKRASTVLNTKKKRKAKRNSALAGLAALV, encoded by the exons ATGAGAACTACATTAAGGCTTCATATAATCAAAGATGGTGAACAAGATAATCAATTTATGATTCTGTTTGACccatcttcttcaatttctttattaaaagaaaaagtgcAGGAAACTTACAAATCACTTTATCCTTTTGAATC AAATATAAACAtaagaaatataaaaaatgaagaaagcTACGACATTCCTAATGAGTACTTAGTCGGTGAAATCTTTCCCACTAATTCCAAGGTCATTGTCGAATCATTCTCTTCTCCGTTGAAGAAATTAGATGGGACTATGATAAacttcaaagaaaaaaatattcaacaTGATTTAGATGGCGTTGAAAATGATTTCGCTACTGTCCAAAGTGCATCTAATGGTGTTCATGCAATCAATGGGAAGCGTACGCATCCGGATGAGAGTGAAAACCCTCGAAAactaccaaaaaaaaattttgtagaGGCAATTGATGCGAACTCTCCTGGATTTGTATACAGACCAACTAGTATTCGCGATCGAGCATactcaatttcttcaaatcaTGATAATGAAAGTACATTAACCGAAGGGAttgctttaaaagaaattgaaagtcCAGATAAAGATAGAAAGGCTGACGGTATAGTTAATTTATCAGTTACTCAGGAGGAAGATGATAATCACCAATCCTTCAATAGTTCCTTAACACCAAGTCAACCAACAACTTATAATCGAgctaactttttttcaattaacgATGCGTCTTCTGATTCATCGTCAGATGCTCCCTTGCGAACTTTATCATCGCCTTCCCGTCTTCGCATGAAAGATAATgatagaaaatatttagtCGAACATTCTCCTGCCGcattaattaaagaaagtgAAACCATTGATGGAATTGATGATAAATCATTGCGTTCTTCTACTCGAGAAGTTTCTGTTGAAAGCCCAAATGAAGATTCAGTCAATGATGACAGTTCATCAGATGTATCcgatgaaaaagaaacggAGGCAAAGCATGAAATTAGAGCTCCTGCAATAATAGTTAGAGAAACTTCATCTCATCCATCCACTGCCGTTCCTTCCGAAAACGATACCACCGAATCGGAGAACGATACCCTTTCTGAATCCTCTACGACCTCTATATCTTCTTCCCCGTCCGAAAATTCAGATACTAGTGATGATTTAACGAAGGTTGATAGCCCGAATAAATCTCTGGTTAATGATAACGTTTCAGCTAAGCATGATAAAGAAAGTGAGAATGgtaaaagcaaatttcCCCCTCCTTCCCAGACCCTTGTTACTACATCGACGATATCTGCAGCGGGAAATGAACCTTCTGATGAGATTGGTTCTGAAAATGATTCAGATTCGGATTCAGACTCGGACTCCTCTGTTCCTTTAAGTCAACTACAGAAGAAATCACAACAACGAAATTCTGTATCTCACGAGATACAGAATAGAGGAACCAAAGGATCCCCGAAGGAACCTAAAGCTAAGCCTTCTACGGAAAGACCGGAGACTCATAGGACATTGTCTTACTCACGTCTTTCAGAATTGTCTAAAACGTTTTCTCCTGAAATTAGAGAACCTTCTCTTACGAAGAAGACCGCGGTCAGTATGCAGgaatcaaaagaagaagggCGTTCTGATGAATCTTCTGAAAGTGAAGAGTCAGGGAGTTCTTCAGATGAAAGCGACAATTCGGAGAAGGAAGATAGATCCAATCCTATTCCCGTTGAGAAAAGAGCAAGTACTGTACTaaatacaaagaaaaagaggaaaGCCAAAAGAAACAGTGCTTTGGCTGGCTTGGCGGCCCTAGTGTaa
- the sac11 gene encoding inositol polyphosphate phosphatase yields MVQFEANEKQFKLRREDCCLTIDRESGAVSFEPDELKPVARSKENSVTLFGSIKLKKDKYLILATEKSSAAQILGHKIYRVHKFEVIPYRNLLADDQDELDLYNLLQNHLKTGPFYFSYTWDLTNSLQRSCTDEGKASPILRSDKRFFWNEFASKDFIDLIGAHSEVSLFITPMIYGFITSASTIVKGRTITLALISRRSKQRAGTRYFTRGLDENGNPANFNETEQITIVSDEKSEVTYSHVQTRGSVPAFWAEVNNLRYKPLMVANSASMAAAAAKKHFDEQISIYGDQVVVNLVNCKGHELPIKQLYENVIRRLDNPHIHYHYFDFHKECSHMRWDRVSLLLNEIQPELEEQGYTTLDTQKYRVLSRQNGVVRSNCMDCLDRTNVVQSCIGRWVLTNQLRKCGIIGATHPLRSVIPLDNIFCNIWSDNADYISLSYSGTGALKTDFTRTGIRTRKGAFNDFVNSAKRYILNNFYDGARQDAYDLVLGQFRPDVNFRYRLDLRPLTIRCVPYILLACLILFFMTLFSRSSSTILPPSILLILTFLGIVASLYYCFAHGLQFINWPRLLLPSFLRSDMTPEGRVFVINRQLASKHKV; encoded by the coding sequence atGGTTCAGTTTGAAGCAAACGAGAAGCAATTTAAGCTTCGTCGAGAAGATTGTTGTTTAACAATTGACCGAGAAAGTGGTGCAGTTAGTTTTGAGCCGGACGAGTTGAAACCAGTTGCCCGCAGCAAAGAAAATAGTGTCACATTGTTTGGTTCAATCAAGctgaaaaaagataaatatcTTATTTTAGCTACAGAAAAATCTAGTGCAGCCCAAATTTTGGGACATAAAATATATCGTGTTCATAAATTTGAAGTTATTCCCTATCGTAACCTACTAGCTGACGATCAAGATGAATTGGATTTATACAATTTGTTACAAAATCATTTGAAAACAGGACCTTTTTACTTCTCGTACACATGGGACCTTACTAACTCCCTACAACGTTCTTGTACGGATGAGGGAAAGGCCTCACCTATTCTTCGAAGTGATAAacgatttttttggaaCGAGTTTGCTAGTAAAGATTTCATTGATCTTATCGGTGCCCATTCTGAAGTATCACTTTTCATTACGCCAATGATTTACGGCTTCATCACTTCTGCTTCCACTATTGTTAAGGGACGAACAATCACGTTAGCATTAATATCTCGACGCTCTAAACAACGCGCCGGTACTAGATATTTTACCAGAGGTTTAGACGAGAATGGAAACCCCGCCAACTTCAATGAAACTGAGCAGATTACTATCGTTTCAGACGAAAAGTCAGAGGTCACTTATTCACATGTTCAGACCCGCGGTAGTGTTCCTGCTTTTTGGGCAGAGGTTAATAATCTTCGCTATAAACCATTGATGGTTGCAAATTCTGCTTCAATGGCTGCAGCCGCTGCAAAAAAGCATTTCGACGAGCAAATATCCATATACGGTGACCAGGTTGTAGTTAATTTGGTCAACTGTAAAGGACATGAGCTTCCTATTAAACAGTTATATGAAAATGTTATACGTCGTTTGGATAATCCCCATATCcattatcattattttgACTTTCATAAAGAATGTAGCCATATGAGGTGGGACCGGGTTTCACTccttttaaatgaaatacaACCCGAGTTAGAAGAGCAAGGCTACACTACATTAGACACTCAAAAGTACCGTGTTTTATCTCGTCAGAATGGCGTTGTACGCTCCAACTGCATGGATTGTCTTGATAGAACCAATGTGGTCCAAAGCTGTATAGGTCGCTGGGTGCTTACGAATCAACTTCGTAAATGCGGAATTATAGGTGCTACCCATCCCCTTCGTTCCGTCATTCCTCTTGAtaacattttttgcaaCATTTGGTCTGATAATGCAGATTACATTAGTCTTTCTTATTCTGGTACAGGAGCTTTGAAAACCGATTTTACTAGAACCGGTATTCGAACTCGAAAAGGCGCTTTTAACGATTTTGTTAACTCTGCTAAAcgttatattttaaataatttttatgatGGAGCACGTCAAGATGCTTATGATTTAGTACTTGGACAGTTTAGACCCGATGTTAACTTCCGATATAGATTAGATTTACGTCCTCTTACTATTCGTTGTGTCCCTTATATATTATTGGCATGTTTAATCCTTTTCTTCATGACATTGTTTTCTAGATCTTCTTCTACGATCCTTCCACCttcaattcttttgatCCTGACATTTTTGGGAATAGTTGCATCTCTTTATTACTGTTTTGCCCACGGACTCCAGTTTATCAACTGGCCTAGGCTActtcttccttcttttttacgcTCTGATATGACTCCAGAAGGCAGGGTATTTGTAATTAACCGCCAACTCGCTTCGAAGCATAAAGTTTGA
- the hom3 gene encoding aspartate kinase encodes MSIAKNIENDPSKGWVVQKFGGTSVGKFPIKIAVDVAKEYLSTKRVALVCSARSTDTKAEGTTTRLIRATEAALRPAVGSVHDLVRIIETDHVQAARDFIQDVGIQDELIDAFHADCVELEQYLNAIRVLSEVSPRTRDLVIGMGERLSCRFMAAVLKDQGIDSEFIDMSHIIDEQREWRNLDASFYAYLASQLASKVTAVGNKVPVVTGFFGMVPGGLLSQIGRGYTDFCAALLAVGLNADELQIWKEVDGIFTADPRKVPTARLLPLITPEEAAELTYYGSEVIHPFTMSQVVHARIPIRIKNVGNPRGKGTVIFPDTISRHGSATPPHPPKIMPDDISASLANKGATAVTIKDTIMVINIQSNRKISAHGFLASIFAILDKYKLAVDLITTSEVHVSMALYEESDDGNMHEAFVELRRLGTLDILHGLAILSLVGKHMRNTTGYAGRMFCKLAEAQINIEMISQGASEINISCVIDEKMAVKALNVIHKELLEPLALHEVPSQASMLVEKPWLYSA; translated from the exons ATGTCAATTGCAAAGAATATAGAAAACGATCCTAGCAAAGGGTGGgttgttcaaaaattcgGTGGAACCAGTGTTGGAAAGTTCCCAATTAAAATTGCTGTTGATGTTGCAAA gGAATACCTAAGTACTAAGCGCGTAGCATTGGTATGCTCTGCTCGCAGCACAGATACCAAAGCAGAAGGCACTACTACTAGACTTATTAGAGCAACAGAAGCAGCATTGCGACCTGCTGTAGGTTCTGTGCATGATTTGGTTCGTATTATTGAAACTGATCATGTTCAAGCTGCTCGTGATTTCATCCAGGATGTTGGCATTCAAGACGAACTTATTGATGCTTTTCATGCAGACTGCGTTGAATTGGAACAGTACCTAAATGCTATTAGAGTTCTTTCCGAGGTTTCTCCTCGTACTCGTGATCTCGTGATTGGCATGGGGGAGCGTTTAAGTTGCCGATTTATGGCGGCAGTTTTGAAAGATCAAGGGATCGATTCTGAGTTTATTGATATGAGTCATATAATTGACGAGCAAAGAGAGTGGAGGAATCTTGATGCATCCTTTTACGCATATCTTGCTTCCCAACTTGCTAGTAAAGTTACCGCTGTTGGAAATAAAGTACCTGTCGTTACTGGCTTTTTTGGTATGGTACCGGGTGGTCTTTTGTCGCAAATTGGCCGTGGTTACACCGATTTTTGCGCTGCTTTATTAGCTGTTGGTCTTAATGCTGACGAACTTCAAATATGGAAGGAAGTTGATGGCATTTTCACAGCTGATCCCCGTAAGGTTCCAACTGCTCGACTTCTTCCTCTCATCACACCTGAAGAAGCTGCTGAACTTACTTATTACGGTAGTGAAGTCATCCATCCCTTCACTATGTCCCAGGTTGTTCACGCTCGTATTCCTATCCGAATTAAAAACGTTGGCAACCCACGTGGAAAGGGAACTGTTATTTTTCCTGATACAATTTCACGTCATGGTAGTGCTACACCTCCTCATCCTCCTAAAATTATGCCCGATGATATTTCTGCTAGCCTCGCTAACAAAGGCGCTACCGCGGTTACTATTAAAGACACCATTATGGTTATTAATATTCAATCGAATCGTAAAATATCTGCTCATGGTTTCTTAGCTTCCATATTTGCCATTCTTGATAAGTACAAATTGGCTGTTGACTTGATTACTACTTCAGAAGTTCACGTCTCAATGGCGCTTTACGAAGAGTCTGATGACGGTAATATGCATGAGGCATTCGTTGAATTGCGTCGATTGGGAACGCTTGATATTCTCCATGGTTTAGCTATTCTATCTCTTGTTGGTAAGCACATGAGAAACACTACCGGTTACGCTGGTCGTATGTTTTGCAAACTTGCTGAAGCCCAAATCAACATTGAGATGATTAGTCAAGGTGCTAGTGAAATCAACATTTCATGCGTTATTGACGAGAAAATGGCTGTAAAGGCTCTTAACGTTATTCATAAAGAATTGCTTGAACCCTTAGCTTTACATGAAGTTCCGTCACAGGCCTCGATGTTGGTTGAAAAGCCTTGGCTTTACAGTGCTTAA